In the Flavobacteriales bacterium genome, TGTCTTTTTCATTGCAACACTGCTCACATCCTGCGCGGCTGAAACGGGTTATGAAGCCAATCCCGAAGGGGACTTCACAAAATACAAAGCGTTTGAGCTATGCACGGAAGACCTGATGCCGGTGAGTGAAGATTTTCCGGAGTACGATAACAAAGAAAGCCGGCAGATCATTGCGGATGCCATTAAAGCCAACCTTGTGGAGAAGGGCCTGGAAGAGCGTTCCGGTGAAGGTTCCCTTTTCGTGAATTTTGATATTGCTGTGGCGCACAAAACCCAAAGGGTTAACACATGCACCCCAACCGATGAGCATCAGTATTGGGATCATTGTGAGGTGAAAGACATGGATTATGATGAAGGCACCCTGAGTATACGCTTCACCGATCTGTCAACCGGTACTGTATTGTGGGAGGGGTGGGCGAACGGAATCCTCGTGAATCGTCCTGCATCCCTCAAAAAGGCCATAGACCAGGCGGTTCAAACCATACTGAAGCCATTCATGGAAGATAAAAAGTCGTCTCAATAATTTTAATGAATAATGACTGATAAACCCTTATTGGAAGAGGCCACTTTCGGGGCCGGATGTTTTTGGTGTGTGGAAGCCATATTCAAAGATCTCAAGGGTGTGGAGAGTGTGGTATCCGGTTATGCAGGTGGGAGTAAGCAGGATCCGACTTATGAAGAGGTTTGCAGCGGAACAACAGGGCATGCAGAGGTATGCAGGATCACCTTTGATCCGAAACACATCACCTTTGATGAACTATTGGAAGTATTTTGGAAGGTTCACGACCCGACGACACTGAACCGGCAGGGCGAAGATATCGGAACCCAATACCGCTCTGTGATCTTTTACCATAATGAAGCGCAACGTGAACTGGCGGAAACTTACAAGAATGACCTGAACAGTTCCGGAGCCTGGGATCGTCCTGTGATCACAGAGATATCTCCGTTGACATCATATTATGCTGCGGAAGAATACCATCAGAACTATTTTGCATTGAACCCCGGACAAGGTTATTGCGCCATGGTGGTCAGACCCAAGGTGGAAAAGTTCCGGAAGGTTTTTGCGGACAGGTTAAAGAACACCAGTACGTCGCAAACCTAGCGACCGATAACCATACGGCTGTACCAGTGATGAGCCTCGTCCCTGATGATCACCAGGTAGATGCCGTTCTCAAGTCCATCCACGGCCAGGTTGATGATGCGCCTGCCCTCACCGATTTTTTGTTCATATACCAAACGCCCTGACGCATCATAAATGGAAAGTTCACCGGAGCGTTGCGCTGCTTCCGGAAGTTCTACCGTGGCAATACCTGAATGTGGGTTAGGGTAGATCCTGACGTCCCTTGACACGGCCTTATTGCCGGAAGTGATGGGTGCGCTCACCGGATCGCTTCCCTGGTACAATCCCAAACCGCCTCCGATATTTCCTATGCACAAATCCGGCCATCCGTCGTTGTTTAGCTCTGCCAGGGTGACTGCAGTGTAAGCGCCTTCGCGAATCCCGCTTACCAGGGTATCTACCAGATTAAAAGGGTTCTCGAAATTCCCTTCGATATTGTCATAAAGGAAGATGCGTCCCTCTTCAGAACCTACGTACATTTTGTAAACACCTCCTTGCTCGAAGATCCAAGGCACCGACCGACCGGTCCCTGTGTAGGTACTGGGTACCCTGGTATCGACCTTTCCGTAGAAGTCGTCATATACAAAGCAGGTTGCATTGGCAGGGTTTTCATCAAAGGAATCATCCAAGGCAAAGGAGAGGTTGATGTCGATATACTTTGCGGTGTTGTCGATGGCTTTGATGGTGTAAGTCCCGTTGCTCAGGGATTGGGCAGCCCCGGTGATTGTGATCTTTTTTCCAACCACATACATGCTGAGGTCCGGGCTGCCACTGAGGTAGTATCTGCTCACCAATGGATCACCGGCCGGATTCCAGTCTATCCGGTTTACATTCATGGTGAATTGCGGAACATTGGTCGTTCCGATATTGATGAAATAATTCAGGTTGCCGTTGGTTTCGCCGACCACCAGGTCACGCTTTCCGTCACGGTTCATGTCCATGATCTGCGGACAGGCATTGCTGCCGACATCCAGCCCTTTATAGTTTGCCTCACTCAGTGAGAAACTGGCTGTATTGCCTGCGCCTGCGGTGTTCTTAAAGTAGTGCATTACACCGGAGGCATCGCCGATGATCATGTCCAGGTCACCATCACCATCCATGTCCCCGAAAGTTGGGTGCAGGTTGTACAGGCTCAGGGTTGACAGGTTCATGTAGTCATTGGTGATCAGGCTAAAGGCGGGGTTGCTGGCGGTGCCGGTGTTCTTATATAGTGCCAGACTACCCACATGGGTGTTCACTGGGACATAATGTGATCTGTTTCCAACCACCAGATCCATCAGGCCGTCACTGTTGTAATCGAAAAACACCGGATGTGCCTCCCTGCCCAGTTCGATCATTTCTTCCTGAAGAAGTGCGTTCTTTTTAAATTCAAAAACGGGTGCATCAGTTGCTCCATTGTTCTTGTAAAACCACGCACTTTTTCTGTCTTCCGAAATGTTCATGGCATTGGCGCCCACTATCAGATCCTTTACACCGTCGTGGTCCAGGTCTAAATAAAATGGTGCCGGGAAAAGATCCAGGGCAACAGGTATATCATAAGATGGAAACGTGGGGTCTTGTGCGGTAATGATGGAGCGGGTCGTGTCCAGGCCGTTGGTAAGCATTTTCAGGTTGTTGTTGGAAACATCCCCGATCATGAGGTCCATGTCCCTGTCGCTGTCCATATCCAGGGCAAGCAGTGTGGAGCCGGTATGTCGTACCTTTTGGGAGGAGCGATCAGGTGGGTTAATGTAGCTGCTGCAATTGATATTCATGTTCACTGCATTGCTTGTGTCCGGTTCTTCAAACTTTCCCCAACAGGAAGCCTTCATCTCAAAGACAAGGCTGTCGCAATGACCATAGAGGTCCATAGATTTATTCTGGTGGTATTCGACCGTTGTTGTGCCAAATCCGAACGTGAGTACATCCAGGTCGCCATCCCGGTCCACATCTGCAAAGGCGGCAATATCCGCTGAGGAAATATAAAGGTTGGAGGTGCCGGACTGGTATTTGGTTTTTACTTCCCACTTGGCCAGGGTAAATATCAATTGGTTGGATGTGGAAACATTCTTGTAAACCGTAATGCTCCCGTTGTTTTGTGTGATGATATCTTCTTTCCCATCGCAGTTGTAATCCACCAATAAAACCCAGTCATGCAGGGGAGGAAAGGATTTCCTGTATTCCGGTTCATATTTGTAATGGATGGTATCTGTGCCACCCTGAAAGATGTATGTGAGAACTTTATTACCCGACCGATCGAAAACCAGTAAATCCTTTTCACCATCCATATCCATATCGGTCATTGAGAATTGGGGATAGTTGAGTCCTCCGTCCCAGGCCTTTGTCAGTGCTTTGCCATTTTCTGAGACCGGAATGGTATTCCATCGTGAGAATTCGATCTGTGCACTCACTACCAGGGAAGATGATAACAGAATGGAAAGGAAGAATAGCGTACGGTTTTTCATAGGAGTCAATTGTTGACTAAAAGTAAATAAAATTTAGCGCGGGAATGGAGGGGAAGATCGGGTACTTTTTCTGTAAGTTCGTAAAAACAAAACATGCCATTATGAGTACGTTTTTCGAGTTTAATGGTTACAGGCCGGTTGTGCATGAAAGTGCCTTCGTTCATCCACGTGCAACGGTTACCGGTAATGTAGAAATAGGGAAGGATGTGTATATCGGCCCGGGAGCCAATCTTCGGGGAGACTGGGGCCGAATTGTGATAGAAGACGGATGCAATGTACAGGAGAATTGTACCATTCACATGTTTCCTGGGGTCACGGTTACCTTAAAGAAAGGGGCGCATATCGGCCATGGTGCTGTCATTCACGGTGCGGAGATCGGCGAAAATGTGTTGATCGGGATGAATGCGGTGGTGATGGACCATGTGATTGTGGGTGATCATTCGGTGGTTGGCGCCCTGGCTTTTGTAAAGGAGAAAACAGAAATTCCGCCGCGGTCGGTTGCCGTGGGAAATCCCGCGAAGGTGGTAAAGGAAGTGACCGATGAAATGATTG is a window encoding:
- a CDS encoding DUF4136 domain-containing protein — encoded protein: VFFIATLLTSCAAETGYEANPEGDFTKYKAFELCTEDLMPVSEDFPEYDNKESRQIIADAIKANLVEKGLEERSGEGSLFVNFDIAVAHKTQRVNTCTPTDEHQYWDHCEVKDMDYDEGTLSIRFTDLSTGTVLWEGWANGILVNRPASLKKAIDQAVQTILKPFMEDKKSSQ
- the msrA gene encoding peptide-methionine (S)-S-oxide reductase MsrA; this translates as MTDKPLLEEATFGAGCFWCVEAIFKDLKGVESVVSGYAGGSKQDPTYEEVCSGTTGHAEVCRITFDPKHITFDELLEVFWKVHDPTTLNRQGEDIGTQYRSVIFYHNEAQRELAETYKNDLNSSGAWDRPVITEISPLTSYYAAEEYHQNYFALNPGQGYCAMVVRPKVEKFRKVFADRLKNTSTSQT
- a CDS encoding transferase hexapeptide repeat family protein, which produces MSTFFEFNGYRPVVHESAFVHPRATVTGNVEIGKDVYIGPGANLRGDWGRIVIEDGCNVQENCTIHMFPGVTVTLKKGAHIGHGAVIHGAEIGENVLIGMNAVVMDHVIVGDHSVVGALAFVKEKTEIPPRSVAVGNPAKVVKEVTDEMIEWKKQGTALYQALPEDCRNSLKPCEPLRRPPVFKRSQSSGYKTWTESR
- a CDS encoding T9SS type A sorting domain-containing protein; protein product: MKNRTLFFLSILLSSSLVVSAQIEFSRWNTIPVSENGKALTKAWDGGLNYPQFSMTDMDMDGEKDLLVFDRSGNKVLTYIFQGGTDTIHYKYEPEYRKSFPPLHDWVLLVDYNCDGKEDIITQNNGSITVYKNVSTSNQLIFTLAKWEVKTKYQSGTSNLYISSADIAAFADVDRDGDLDVLTFGFGTTTVEYHQNKSMDLYGHCDSLVFEMKASCWGKFEEPDTSNAVNMNINCSSYINPPDRSSQKVRHTGSTLLALDMDSDRDMDLMIGDVSNNNLKMLTNGLDTTRSIITAQDPTFPSYDIPVALDLFPAPFYLDLDHDGVKDLIVGANAMNISEDRKSAWFYKNNGATDAPVFEFKKNALLQEEMIELGREAHPVFFDYNSDGLMDLVVGNRSHYVPVNTHVGSLALYKNTGTASNPAFSLITNDYMNLSTLSLYNLHPTFGDMDGDGDLDMIIGDASGVMHYFKNTAGAGNTASFSLSEANYKGLDVGSNACPQIMDMNRDGKRDLVVGETNGNLNYFINIGTTNVPQFTMNVNRIDWNPAGDPLVSRYYLSGSPDLSMYVVGKKITITGAAQSLSNGTYTIKAIDNTAKYIDINLSFALDDSFDENPANATCFVYDDFYGKVDTRVPSTYTGTGRSVPWIFEQGGVYKMYVGSEEGRIFLYDNIEGNFENPFNLVDTLVSGIREGAYTAVTLAELNNDGWPDLCIGNIGGGLGLYQGSDPVSAPITSGNKAVSRDVRIYPNPHSGIATVELPEAAQRSGELSIYDASGRLVYEQKIGEGRRIINLAVDGLENGIYLVIIRDEAHHWYSRMVIGR